TCCGAGTGCGCATGTGACTCCTTGTGCAGGGGGCAGTCGGCAGACCCCCGACCGGTTCCAGGGCGGCCGGGCGGTCTCCGCTCCCGCGATCACGGACAACTGGTCCAGACCGCTTCGTGAGAGCGCTTCCATGGTTGTGCGCAGATGCGAGCCCTGTCAATACCGGGAGGCGCGGTGCAGAGTGGACGGCATGACCTACGACGTCGACGCCGTGCGCGCCCAGTTCCCCTCGCTCGCCGCCGGGACCGCCCACTTCGACGGCCCCGGCGGGTCCCAGGTGCCCGCCGCCGTGGCGGACGCGGTGCGCACCGCCATGACCTCCCCGCTGTCCGTGCGCGGCACGGTCACCGACGCCGAACGCGCGTCCGACGTGATCGTGCGCGAGGCGCGTCGGGCCCTCGCCGACCTGGTGGGCGCGTCGTCCTCGGGGATCGTCTTCGGGCGCTCGATGACGCAGCTGACCTACGACTTCGCCCGCACGCTGGCCAAGGGGTGGGGCCCCGGTGACGAGGTCGTGGTGACGCGCCTGGACCACGACGCCAACGTGCGGCCCTGGGTGCAGGCGGCCGAGGCCGTCGGCGCGCGCGCCCGGTTCGCCGCGTTCGACCCGCGCACCGGTGAGCTGACGCCCGACGACGTGGCCGCCGTGCTGTCGCCGCGCACCCGGCTGGTCGCGGTGACCGGCGCCTCCAACCTGATCGGCACCCGCCCCGACCTCAAGGCGATCGGCGCGCTGGCGCACGAGGGCGACGCGCTGTTCGCCGTGGACGGTGTGCACCTGGCCGCGCACGCGTTCGTCGACGTCGAGGAGATCGGCGCGGACCTCTTCACCTGCTCGCCGTACAAGTTCTTCGGCCCGCACATCGGCGTGCTGGCGGCGCGCCCGGAGCTGCTGGAGGGCCTGCGGCCGGACAAGCTGCTGCCGTCGACGGACGCCGTGCCCGAGCGGTTCGAGTTCGGCACGCTGCCCTACGAGCTGCTGGCCGGCTGCACGGCGGCGGTCGACGTGATCGCCGGTCTCGTGCCGTCCGAAGGGGACCGTCGCGCCAGGATCGCCCGGTCGTTCGCCGCGGCGGAGGCCCACGAGGAGCGGCTGCGGAAGGCCGTGGAGGACGGGCTGGCCGCGCTGCCGGGCGTGACCGTCCACTCGCGCGCCGGGCGTCGCACGCCCACGCTGCTCGTCACGTTCGCCGACCGGTCCGCGGCCGACGCGCACCACTTCCTGGCCGGGCTGCGCGTCAACGCGCCCGCCGGGTCGTTCTACGCGATCGAGGCGTCCCGGTGGCTCGGCCTGGGCGACCAGGGAGGGCTGCGCGTCGGCCTGGCCCCGTACTCGTCCGACGACGACGTGGCCCGCCTGCTCGACGGCCTCGACCGGTTCCAGCGAACGGCCTAGTCCGTCGCTCGCCGACGTGCCCGATGCGGCGCGGGCCGAGGTCGCCGGGGAGCCGGTGAACCTGGGGGAGCAGGTCGCCGAGGCCGACGCGCGGTCGTGACCACGCGGGTGTCAGGGGGTGCGGGCCGCCGCGGCGATCAGGGTGATCAGCTGGTGCCGGAAGTGGTCGTAGTCGTCCACCGCGCCCAGCAGCGACTCGGACTCCTGCTCCTCGCGGCGGGCCGCGGCCAGGACCTCGCGCCCGGCCTCGGTGATCTCGACCAGCACGCGGCGGCGGTCGCGGACGTCGGCGGCGCGGGCCACGTGACCCGAGCGGTCCAGGCGCTCGATGGTGCGGCTCATGGTCTGGTCGGTCACCTTGCACAGGCCCGCCAGTTGGCGCTGCGCGAGCGGGCCGTCGGCGAGGTGGTGCAGCGCGATCAGGCCCGCGTGGGTCAGGCCGAGACCGGCCAGCACCTCGTCGAACCGGCTCTCCACCACCCGCGCGGCCACCGACAGCAGCCGGCCGGTCGGCCAGGAGGCGACGTCGGCGCGCACCCGGTCGGTCCGGTGCGCCACCTCCCGCTCGTCGCCTCTGCCCATCAGGCCATCTTCGCAGAGTGCGTGCGGGCGGGTGATTGTTCAGCTTGCTGAACGTTTGGCATCATGGCCGGCGTGCTGGACGACGTGCGCGGACGGACCCGCCTGCCGCTGATCGGGGTGGCCGCGAGCGCGGTCCTCACCGGTGTGGTGTGGCTGCTCGGGCAACGGCTGCACGGTGTCGACCTGCTGCCCGACCAGGGCGCCTCCTGGTACTACTGGAAGCTCCCCGACCCGACGTCCTGGACCCGCGCGTCGGCGTGGCTCGGGTACGCCGCGCACCAGGTCGTGTCCTGGGTCCTCATCCACCACGCGCAGACCCGCGTGCGCCGGTACGCGACCGGCCTGCACCCGGTGAACGTCGTCGCGCTCGCCGCCAACGCCGGCTTCGTCGGCCTGCACGCCGCGCAGACGCAGGTGTTCTACGACGGCCTCGCGCAGGACGTGTCGATCTTCAGCTCCCAGGCTTCGGTCGTGCTGCTGCTGGCGGCCGTGCTGTTGATGGAGAACCGCCGGCGCGGCCTGTTCTTCGGGCGGCGGGCGCCGATCTCGGCCGACGTCGTGGCGTTCGCGCGGCGCTACCACGGCTACCTGTTCAGCTGGGCCGTCGTCTACACGTTCTGGTACCACCCGGTGGAGAGCAGCAGCGGTCACCTGGTCGGGTTCTTCTACATGTTCCTGCTGCTGTTCCAGAGCAGCCTGATGTTCACCGCGGCCCACACGAACAGGTGGTGGACGCTCGGGCTGGAGGTCATGGTCGCCGTGCACGGCGCGCTCGTGGCCGTGATGAACTCCGGACCGGGCGGCGCCTGGCCGATGTTCCTGTTCGGGTTCGTCGGCGTCTTCGTGATCACCCAGATGCACGGCGTGGGCCTGAGCGCGGCGACCCGGTGGTGGATCGCCGGCTCGGTCGTCGTGGCGGCGGCGTGCGTCTACTCGTGGCGGGGGTTCGGGAAGGTCGACGAGGTGGTGCGCATCCCGGCGATCGAGTACCTGCTCGTGGCGGTGCTGGCACTGCTGGTCTGGGCGCCGCTGCGACTGGTCCGCACCGGCGCCCGTCGACGGGACTAAGGGGTGTCCGCGGCCGGCCGGGCGGCGGTGGTCCGGGTCGCGGGGACCTCCGCCTCGCGGCGGGTGAGCACCAGGGGGCCGTCCTCGGTGATGGCGACCGTGTGCTCGGAGTGGGCGGTGCGCGAGCCGTCGGCGGAGCGGATGGTCCAGCCGTCGGGGTCGTAGGTGATGCGGTCGGTCGTGCGCGCGAACCAGGGTTCGAGCGCGAGGGTCAGCCCCGGCCGGAGCTTCATGCCGCGGCCCGCCTGGCCCTTGTTGGGGACGTGGAGGTCCTCGTGCATGGTGCGGCCGATGCCGTGGCCGCCGAACTCGGTGTTGACCGGGTAGCCGTACTCGCGGGCCACCGCCCAGATGGCCGCCGAGATGTCGCCCAGGCGGTTGCCGGGGCGTGCCGCCCCGATCGCCGCCTCCAGGGCCTCCTCGGTGGCGCGGATGATCCGCAGGTCCTCCTCGGCGGGGGTGCCGACGACGACCGTGCGCGCCGAGTCGGCGGCCCAGCCGTCGATGCTGACCGCGATGTCCGCGCTGAGCACGTCCCCGTCGCGCAGGGTGTAGTCGTGGGGGAGGCCGTGCAGGACGGCGTCGTTGACGGACAGGCAGATGACGTTGCGGAACGGGCCGCGCCCGAAGGACGGCGCGTAGTCCCAGTAGCACGACTCCGCCCCGCGCCGCTCGATCATGCCGCGGACGTGGTGCTCCAGGTCCATCAGGTTGACGCCCACGTCGGCGAGCCGGCCGACCTCGGTGAGCACCTCGGCGACGAAACGCCCGGTCGTGTGCATGAGTCGGATCTCGTCGGGCGTCTTGAGCTCGATCACGAACTACCTCGCGTCACAAGGGTTGGTATAGTTATACCGAAACCGTAGCACTTGCCGGTATAACTATACCAACCCTATCCTGGTCGTATGGTCCGCCAACCGCTCACGCCCGAGCAGGTCGAAGCCGGCAGGCGCCTGGGCGCCCTGCTGCGCCAGGCGCGCGCGGGACGCGACCTGGCGGAAGTCGCGCACGCGGCCGGCATCTCGCCGGAGACGCTGCGCAAGATCGAGACCGGGCGGCTGCCGTCCCCCGGGTTCGGCACGGTCGTCTGCCTGGGCGAGGCGCTCGGCATGCCGGTCGAGGAGCTGGCGGCCACCTGGCGCGGCGGCGACGTGCGGCTGGAAGCCGCCTCCTAGCCGCTGTCGCGGCGCTCCCGCCGGTGCCACACTGGGCCTGCCCGCGTTCTCACCGGATCGGGGAAGGAAGCGCCATGACACGCCTCTCACGATTGCTGCCGGTTCTCGCGCTCGCGCTCGGCGCACTGGCACTCGCCCCAGCCGCCACCGCCACCCCGTCGACGGACGGCTACACCTGGAGCAACTCGGTCGGGACCGGCGACATCGGCACGAACGGCTACACCTGGAGCAACTGAGCCGACGGGGGTCGGCTACCGGCGACGGGGGCCGAAGCGCAGCCGCAGGCCGCTCACCCCGACGCTCGCCACGGGGCGGTGCGGCGCCAGCCACCCCAGCGGTCCGTCGGGCCGGATGTCCCAGGTGGCGCGCGCCGGCGTGACGCGGGCCGTCGCGCGCAGCGGGGTCCGCGCCACCCCGCCGCCCAGGAACTGCCACGTCGAGGCGCCCGCCGGCAACCGCAGGCCCGCGCGGCCGGGTGAGCAGGACACCGAGGCGATCGGGCCGTCGGCCGTCTCCGCGTCGAACCGCGTCGGGAACGCGGCCATCTCCTTCGGGATGCCCCACAGCTCCCGCCCACCCGCGCGGGACGCCTCGCTGTCCACCCAGATGTGCGTGATCGACACGCCGAGCCGGCGCACCAGCACGGCCGCCAGCAGCTCCCGGTACGCCATGCCCGGCGGCGCGTACTCGACGAACGCCGTGCCGACCACCGCGCGCCCGCCCACCACCAGCGGCGGCACGGGGAGGGCCGGCAGCGCCGAGGCGGGCACCAGCCACGTCGTCACGCACGCGCGGCCGTGCAGCACCCACGGTTCCGGCGGGTAGTCCACCATCACGTCCTCATCTCCGGGGGTCGACGGCTCCGGGGGGCAGCGCGCCGGGGGCGTCGTCCGGCACCACGGGCGAGACCGGCGGCACGGGCGCCAGCCGCACGTACCCCTCGCCGATCGCGGGCCGCGGGTCGGGCTCGCCCGCGTTGGGCCACAGCGCCATCGCCCGCTCGGCGAGCGCGGTGATGGTCAGCGCCGGGTTCACGCCGAGGTTCGCCGGGATCGTCGACCCGTCCACCACGTGCAGCCCGGGATGACCGTACAGCCGGTGGTAGGGGTCGACCACGCCCGTGGACGGCGCGTCGCCGATCACGCACCCACCGATCAGGTGACCGGTCAGCGGCACGTCCGCCAGGTCGGCCCACGAGCCGCGCGCGACCCCGCCGACCCGGGCCGCGACCCGCCGCGCCACCTCGTGCCCCACCGGCAGCCACGTCGGGTTCGGCTCGCCCTCGCCCTGCCGGGTCGTCACCCGACGCCCGAGCGGGCCGCGCCGCTCCACCGTGGTCAGCGAGTTGTCCAAGCCCTGCATGACGAGCAGCGCGATCGTGCGCTCCGACCACCGGCGCGGGTCGTGCAGCCACCCCTGGTCGCGCCACCCGCGCGCCAGCTCCGCCAGGCCGCGCCGCAACCGCCGCGGACCGCCGTCCACGAGCACGGTCATCAGCAGCCCCATCAGGTTGCTGCCCCGCCCGTAGCGGACCGGTTCGACGTGCGTGTCCGCGTCCGGGTGGAACGACGACGTGATCGCCACACCGACCGAGTGGTCCACTTCGGACGACCGGACCCGCACGCCCAGCACGGCCTCGGAGTTGGTGCGGCACAGCGCTCCCAGGCGCGGCGAGATCCCCGGCAGGCTCGTGCGCCGCAACCGGTGCAGCAGCCGCTGCGTGCCCAGCGACGCCGCCGCGAACACCACCTGCCGGGCGGTGAACCGCCGTCGCCGCCACGAGCCGGTGCGCCGCGCCGTCACCTCGTACCCGTCGCCGCGCGGCCGCACGTCCACCACCGTGGTCAGCGGGTGCACCACCGCGCCCGCCAGCTCCGCCAGGTGCAGGTAGTTCTTGACCAGCGTGTTCTTCGCGCCCACCCGGCAGCCGACCATGCACTGGCCGCAGTGCGTGCACGGCGACCGCGTCGGCCCGAGCCCGCCGAAGAACGGGTCGCCCGGCGGCCCGAAGTGCACGCCCACGTGCGAGCGCCGGTACGTGCCGCCGACGCCCATGTCCCGGGCCACGTCCCGCAGCACGCGGTCGGCGGCCGACGTGCGCGGGTTCGGCACCACGCCGAGCATCCGGGACGCCTGGTCGTAGTGCGGCGCCAGCTCGGCCCGCCAGTCGGTGACGTGCGCCCACTGCCGGTCCCGGTAGAACGCCTCCGGCGGTTCCCACAGCGTGTTGGCGTACACCAGGGACCCGCCGCCGACGCCCGCGCCGCTGAGCACCAGCACGTCGCGCAGCAGGTCGACCCGCTGGATGCCGAAGCAGCGCAGCCACGGCGCGAACAGGTACCGCCGCAGCCGCCACGAGGTGCGCGCGAAGTCCTCGTCGGCGAACCGCCGCCCGGCCTCCAGCACGCCCACCCGGTAGCCCTTCTCGGTCAACCGCAACGCCGACGTGGCGCCGCCGAACCCCGAGCCGATCACCAGCACGTCGTAGTCGAACCCCTCGTCGCCCACCGCGCTCACCCTCCCACCGGTCGCAGGTCGGCGAGGTCGGCCCGCGCGGTGCGCAGCCGGTACTCGGCGACCTGGCCGGGCCAGTTCGTGGTCACCCGCTCGCCGTCGCGGTACCAGCTGCGGCACAGGGTCCACACGCTGTGCCGCAACCGCCGCTGCACCTCCGCGTCGAACGCCTCCGCCACCTCGCGGCGCACCTCCACCGGCCGCCCGCCGAAGTGCCGCAGCACCCGCACCACGTACCGGATCTGCGCCTCGACCATGGTGAGCACCGAGTTGCCGCCGAGGTTCGTGTTCGGCCCGTAGAGCAGGAACAGGTTCGGGAAACCGGGCACGGTGATGCCCAGGTGCGCCCGCGCGCCGCCCGCCCACTCGTCGGACAGCAGCCGCCCGCCGGCGCCCCGGACCTCCATCGGCGCCAGGAAGTCCGTCGCGGCGAACCCCGTGCCGTAGACCAGCACGTCCGCCTCGTGCACCACCCCGTCGGCGGTGCGCACCCCGCTCTCGACCAGACCGGTCACCCGCTCGGTCACCACGTCCACGTCGGGCGAGGTCAGCGCCGGGTACCAGTCGTTGGAGAACAGCAGCCGTTGGCAGCCCGCCGGCGCGCCGGGCGCGAGCCTGGCCCGCAGCACGGGGTCGCGCACCCGCCAGAACCGGTGCAGCGCGGTCGCCGCCTCCACCACCGACCGCGACCACGGGCCGCGGGTCAGCGCGAACGTCAACGCCTCGCCCGCCACCCACGTGCCGAGCCGCCCCACCCGCCCGCCGAGCAGCGGGGCCGACCGCGTGACCGCGTCCGGTTTCGGCAGCACGTGCGGCGCGGTCCGCTGGAACACCACCACGCGCGCGGCGACGCGCCGCAGGTGCGGCACGAACTGCACCGCGCTCGCGCCCGTGCCGATGACCGCGACCCGCCGCCCGGCCAGGTCCACGTCGTGCCGCCAGCGCGCGCTGTGGAAGGCGGGGCCGCCGAACCGGCCGGGCAGGTCGGGCACCGCCGGGCGCGACAGCTGGCCCACCGCGCTGATCAGCACGTCGGCCTCGACGACCGACCCGTCCGCCAGCCGCACCCGCCACCCGCCGGGGCCGTGGGACGCGCCCGCGACCTCGCACCCGGTCCGGACGAGGTCGCGCACCGGTGCGGCCAGGCGGCGGAGGTGGGCCAGGATGTCCGGCTGCCGGGCGTACCGGCGCGGCCAGGACCGCTGCCGCGCGAAGGAGAACGAGTACAGCGACGAGGGCACGTCGCACGCGGCGCCCGGGTAGGTGTTGTCCCGCCACACCCCGCCCACGTCGTCGGCGCGCTCCAGCACGACGACGTCGCCGACGCCCGCGCGCCGCAGCGCGAGCGCCATCCCGATCCCGCTGAACCCGGCCCCGACGACGACCACCCGCATGATCCCCGACGCTAGGGAGGACCCCCCGAACGCACCAGGACATCGCGGGCCGCGTAGTTGACAATCGTGGCCATGGCCCAACCGTGGGACTTCCGCCGCGGCGTCGCGGGCACGGCCCTGCTGGTGCGCTTCGGCGGTGATCGCGGTGTGCCGGCGGACCGGCTGCTCGCGGGCAGCGGCCTGACCGCCGCGCACCTCGCCGAACCGGGCGCGGAGGTCGAGGCGCGCCAGGAGCTGCGGGTGGTGCGCAACCTCGTGGAGGTGCTGCCGGACAGCGGCGTCGCGGTCGGCCGCCGGTACCGCGCCACGACGTTCGGCGTGCTCGGGTTCGCGTTCCTCAGCTGCGCCACCGTGCACGACGCCGTCGAGACCGCGCTGCGCTACCTCGACCTGAGCTTCGCGTTCACCGACCCGAAGGCGTCGGTCGAGGACGACCGGGTGGTCATCACCCTGGACGACCGGTCGCTGCCCGCCGACGTCGCCCGGTTCCTCGCCGAGCGCGACCTCGCCGCGATCCACACCGTGATCGACGACCTGCTGCCCGGTGGCGTCCCGGTGCTGGGCGTGGGCTTCCGCTTCGCCGAGCCCGCCGACACCTCGGGCTACGACTTCGGCGTGCGGCCGGTGTTCGGCGCGGACCGCACCGGCTCGTCGTTCGACGCCGCGTTCCTCGGCCGCGCCCTGCCGCTGGCGAGCCCGGAGGCGAGCGCGGCGTGCCAGGCGCAGTGCCGCGACCTCGCCGGTCGCCGCCGGGACCGGGACGGCACCGCGCGGACCGTGCGGGCCAGGCTGGAGCGGTCGCCCGCGTCGCCCGCCGAGATCGCCGCGGAACTGGCGGTCAGCCCGCGCACCCTGCGCCGCAGGCTCGCCGCATCGGGCACCAGCTTCCACGAGCTGCTCGACGAGGCCCGCGCGGCGCGCGCCGACGTGCTGCTGACCACGACCGCGCTGTCCGTCGAGCGCATCGCCGAGGAGCTGGGCTACGCCGAGTCGGCGAGCTTCATCCACGCGTTCCGGCGCTGGCGCGGCACGACCCCCGGCGACTACGGCCGCCGCCGGCGGGCGGTGTAGCGCCGCGGACGCGGCGGTGATCGAGGCGACCAGGACGGTGGTGGCGCACGCCGACCCGCACGCCGTGGCCTCCCGCCTGCGCGACTTCGCCACCCTCGCGCGGGACGACCCCGGCACGTCCTCCTGCACCCGCCTCGGCGCCGGTCCGGTCGCAGCCGGCGCCCGGTGGCGCGCCACCGCCCGCTTCCTGGGGCACCGCGCGGTGCTGGTGTTCGAGCTGGTCCGGGACGAACCGGAGCTGATCCGGTTCGTCGGGGCGCACGGCGGCACGACCGCGACCCGGGAGATCGCGCTGACCGCCGGCCCGCTGCCGGGCACCACCCGCGTCACGCACCGCGCGCGCGTCGACTTCCACGGCGAGGAGCGGCTCGCCACCGTGTTCGCGCGGTTGGCGCTCAAGCACGAGGCCGACGGCGCCGAGGCCGGCCTGCGCCGCCTGCTCGACGCCTGAGGCAAGGGCGGCGCGCACGCGCACCGCGTCGACAACGCCACGGAGCGTGACCGGTCGTCGGGGTGTCGGCACGCGGACAGCGCAAGTCACCGCGTCCGACCGGCCGCCGTTCGTCACAGTTGTGTCGGGGCGTGCACGGGGGACGGAGGTGTGTTCAATACTGTCCCCCGTCCTAATTACCTCGAACGTGTGGTGGTGTCGTGAGCACAGTCGTCGACGAGCGCGCGGCACCCCCGTCGGAGGACGCCAGACGCGGGTTCCGCACGGACATCCAGGCGCTGCGCGCGGTCGCGGTGCTCGCCGTCGTGGTCAACCACCTGTGGCCGCACGCGCTGACCGGCGGGTACGTCGGCGTCGACGTGTTCTTCGTGATCTCCGGCTACCTCATCACCTCCCACCTCGACCGCGAGATCACCGCCACCGGGCGGGTGCGGCTCGGCCGCTTCTACGCCCGCCGGGTGCGCCGCCTGCTGCCCGCCGCGTTCCTGGTGCTCGCGGTCAGCCTCGTCGCCGCCTGGTTCCTGCTGCCCTACCCGCGCTGGCGGGCGAACGCGACCGAGGCGTTCGCCGCCGCCACCTACTGGGAGAACTGGCTGCTGGCGGCCAAGTCCGTCGACTACTCGGCGGCCAACGCGGCGGCGAGCCTCGTGC
This region of Saccharothrix longispora genomic DNA includes:
- a CDS encoding cysteine desulfurase-like protein, with product MTYDVDAVRAQFPSLAAGTAHFDGPGGSQVPAAVADAVRTAMTSPLSVRGTVTDAERASDVIVREARRALADLVGASSSGIVFGRSMTQLTYDFARTLAKGWGPGDEVVVTRLDHDANVRPWVQAAEAVGARARFAAFDPRTGELTPDDVAAVLSPRTRLVAVTGASNLIGTRPDLKAIGALAHEGDALFAVDGVHLAAHAFVDVEEIGADLFTCSPYKFFGPHIGVLAARPELLEGLRPDKLLPSTDAVPERFEFGTLPYELLAGCTAAVDVIAGLVPSEGDRRARIARSFAAAEAHEERLRKAVEDGLAALPGVTVHSRAGRRTPTLLVTFADRSAADAHHFLAGLRVNAPAGSFYAIEASRWLGLGDQGGLRVGLAPYSSDDDVARLLDGLDRFQRTA
- a CDS encoding MarR family winged helix-turn-helix transcriptional regulator, whose amino-acid sequence is MGRGDEREVAHRTDRVRADVASWPTGRLLSVAARVVESRFDEVLAGLGLTHAGLIALHHLADGPLAQRQLAGLCKVTDQTMSRTIERLDRSGHVARAADVRDRRRVLVEITEAGREVLAAARREEQESESLLGAVDDYDHFRHQLITLIAAAARTP
- the map gene encoding type I methionyl aminopeptidase gives rise to the protein MIELKTPDEIRLMHTTGRFVAEVLTEVGRLADVGVNLMDLEHHVRGMIERRGAESCYWDYAPSFGRGPFRNVICLSVNDAVLHGLPHDYTLRDGDVLSADIAVSIDGWAADSARTVVVGTPAEEDLRIIRATEEALEAAIGAARPGNRLGDISAAIWAVAREYGYPVNTEFGGHGIGRTMHEDLHVPNKGQAGRGMKLRPGLTLALEPWFARTTDRITYDPDGWTIRSADGSRTAHSEHTVAITEDGPLVLTRREAEVPATRTTAARPAADTP
- a CDS encoding helix-turn-helix transcriptional regulator, which gives rise to MVRQPLTPEQVEAGRRLGALLRQARAGRDLAEVAHAAGISPETLRKIETGRLPSPGFGTVVCLGEALGMPVEELAATWRGGDVRLEAAS
- a CDS encoding acetoacetate decarboxylase family protein, yielding MVDYPPEPWVLHGRACVTTWLVPASALPALPVPPLVVGGRAVVGTAFVEYAPPGMAYRELLAAVLVRRLGVSITHIWVDSEASRAGGRELWGIPKEMAAFPTRFDAETADGPIASVSCSPGRAGLRLPAGASTWQFLGGGVARTPLRATARVTPARATWDIRPDGPLGWLAPHRPVASVGVSGLRLRFGPRRR
- a CDS encoding GMC family oxidoreductase; the encoded protein is MSAVGDEGFDYDVLVIGSGFGGATSALRLTEKGYRVGVLEAGRRFADEDFARTSWRLRRYLFAPWLRCFGIQRVDLLRDVLVLSGAGVGGGSLVYANTLWEPPEAFYRDRQWAHVTDWRAELAPHYDQASRMLGVVPNPRTSAADRVLRDVARDMGVGGTYRRSHVGVHFGPPGDPFFGGLGPTRSPCTHCGQCMVGCRVGAKNTLVKNYLHLAELAGAVVHPLTTVVDVRPRGDGYEVTARRTGSWRRRRFTARQVVFAAASLGTQRLLHRLRRTSLPGISPRLGALCRTNSEAVLGVRVRSSEVDHSVGVAITSSFHPDADTHVEPVRYGRGSNLMGLLMTVLVDGGPRRLRRGLAELARGWRDQGWLHDPRRWSERTIALLVMQGLDNSLTTVERRGPLGRRVTTRQGEGEPNPTWLPVGHEVARRVAARVGGVARGSWADLADVPLTGHLIGGCVIGDAPSTGVVDPYHRLYGHPGLHVVDGSTIPANLGVNPALTITALAERAMALWPNAGEPDPRPAIGEGYVRLAPVPPVSPVVPDDAPGALPPGAVDPRR
- a CDS encoding flavin-containing monooxygenase, which translates into the protein MRVVVVGAGFSGIGMALALRRAGVGDVVVLERADDVGGVWRDNTYPGAACDVPSSLYSFSFARQRSWPRRYARQPDILAHLRRLAAPVRDLVRTGCEVAGASHGPGGWRVRLADGSVVEADVLISAVGQLSRPAVPDLPGRFGGPAFHSARWRHDVDLAGRRVAVIGTGASAVQFVPHLRRVAARVVVFQRTAPHVLPKPDAVTRSAPLLGGRVGRLGTWVAGEALTFALTRGPWSRSVVEAATALHRFWRVRDPVLRARLAPGAPAGCQRLLFSNDWYPALTSPDVDVVTERVTGLVESGVRTADGVVHEADVLVYGTGFAATDFLAPMEVRGAGGRLLSDEWAGGARAHLGITVPGFPNLFLLYGPNTNLGGNSVLTMVEAQIRYVVRVLRHFGGRPVEVRREVAEAFDAEVQRRLRHSVWTLCRSWYRDGERVTTNWPGQVAEYRLRTARADLADLRPVGG
- a CDS encoding AraC family transcriptional regulator codes for the protein MAQPWDFRRGVAGTALLVRFGGDRGVPADRLLAGSGLTAAHLAEPGAEVEARQELRVVRNLVEVLPDSGVAVGRRYRATTFGVLGFAFLSCATVHDAVETALRYLDLSFAFTDPKASVEDDRVVITLDDRSLPADVARFLAERDLAAIHTVIDDLLPGGVPVLGVGFRFAEPADTSGYDFGVRPVFGADRTGSSFDAAFLGRALPLASPEASAACQAQCRDLAGRRRDRDGTARTVRARLERSPASPAEIAAELAVSPRTLRRRLAASGTSFHELLDEARAARADVLLTTTALSVERIAEELGYAESASFIHAFRRWRGTTPGDYGRRRRAV
- a CDS encoding SRPBCC family protein — translated: MIEATRTVVAHADPHAVASRLRDFATLARDDPGTSSCTRLGAGPVAAGARWRATARFLGHRAVLVFELVRDEPELIRFVGAHGGTTATREIALTAGPLPGTTRVTHRARVDFHGEERLATVFARLALKHEADGAEAGLRRLLDA